A region from the Microbacterium sp. NC79 genome encodes:
- a CDS encoding AEC family transporter produces the protein MLHVLGIIAPMFLLLGVGMAAGFSERFRSAQPGLNAFVFYFSLPAFIFVAVANAPLNDGVPLSFIMISLGVTALVFALAYAGAGLVYRLRKTPAENVQPGAFAIASTYGNVGYLGVPIVLSVLGPEAALGAALGQLLHNVLFMVGYPLLKTFGAQSRGRKGGSIARMLWNVAKKSIVFNPVVISVVAGVIVGLTEVRLPAVLSGSIEMLGQAAVPTAMFAVGLTIKPAWEGIRSRSVPPIGVALATIAKLGVLPLATLVAVLMLGDSLAPEWGAAAVIMAAMPISSTANIVVFEYDGDSRLVGASTLVTSVLAVATIPLIISLLG, from the coding sequence ATGTTGCACGTCTTAGGGATCATCGCGCCGATGTTCCTGCTCCTGGGTGTGGGGATGGCAGCCGGGTTCTCCGAGCGGTTTCGGAGTGCGCAACCGGGTCTGAACGCGTTTGTTTTCTACTTTTCGCTTCCGGCTTTTATTTTTGTTGCCGTCGCCAATGCGCCTCTCAACGACGGGGTGCCGCTCTCCTTCATCATGATTTCGCTCGGCGTGACCGCGCTGGTCTTCGCGCTTGCGTACGCCGGCGCGGGTCTTGTCTACCGCCTCCGCAAGACGCCAGCAGAGAACGTGCAGCCGGGCGCCTTCGCGATCGCCTCGACGTATGGCAACGTCGGCTACCTCGGGGTGCCGATCGTGCTGAGTGTGCTGGGGCCGGAGGCGGCTCTTGGCGCGGCTCTTGGCCAATTGCTGCATAACGTGCTGTTCATGGTGGGATACCCACTCTTGAAGACCTTCGGAGCGCAATCTCGCGGACGCAAGGGCGGAAGCATCGCGCGGATGCTGTGGAACGTGGCGAAGAAGTCGATCGTGTTTAACCCCGTGGTGATCAGTGTGGTTGCCGGGGTGATCGTTGGCCTCACCGAGGTGCGTCTTCCTGCCGTCCTGTCCGGCAGTATCGAGATGCTGGGGCAGGCCGCCGTTCCCACCGCGATGTTTGCGGTGGGGCTCACGATCAAGCCGGCGTGGGAGGGCATTCGTAGCCGCAGCGTGCCGCCGATTGGGGTTGCACTGGCCACGATCGCGAAGCTGGGTGTTCTGCCCCTGGCCACACTGGTGGCGGTGCTCATGCTCGGCGATAGCCTTGCGCCGGAGTGGGGGGCTGCCGCCGTGATTATGGCGGCCATGCCGATCTCATCGACAGCCAACATCGTCGTCTTTGAATACGACGGCG
- a CDS encoding 2-oxo acid dehydrogenase subunit E2 gives MNNTAPTPASHVAGTTEKVSRVRATIAKRMMESLHGSAQLTATVEVDLSAISAIRAQEKDAFRAREGASLSYLPFIVRAAIEALQEFPKVNATVNFDEGIITYAEAENIGIAVDTPRGLMVPVIHNAGDMSVGTIAKQIGEIGGKAREGKISLADLSGGTFTVTNYGSVGTLFDTPIINMPQVAILGTGALVRRPIVVTENGAETLAIRDMMYLSLSYDHRLVDGADAARFLGHIKARLEAGAFEI, from the coding sequence GTGAACAACACAGCTCCCACTCCCGCTTCTCACGTCGCCGGCACGACCGAAAAGGTCTCCCGCGTTCGTGCCACTATTGCCAAGCGAATGATGGAGTCGCTTCATGGTTCCGCCCAGCTGACGGCGACCGTCGAGGTTGACCTCAGCGCGATCTCCGCGATTCGCGCCCAGGAAAAAGACGCGTTCCGGGCACGCGAGGGTGCAAGCCTCAGCTACCTCCCGTTTATCGTGCGCGCCGCGATCGAAGCGCTGCAGGAGTTTCCGAAGGTCAACGCGACCGTCAATTTTGACGAAGGCATCATTACCTACGCTGAAGCCGAAAACATCGGCATTGCCGTCGATACGCCCCGCGGGCTGATGGTTCCGGTCATCCACAACGCCGGCGACATGAGCGTGGGAACAATCGCCAAGCAGATCGGTGAGATTGGCGGCAAAGCACGCGAAGGAAAGATCAGCCTGGCCGATCTCTCCGGCGGCACCTTCACGGTGACAAACTACGGCTCGGTCGGAACACTGTTCGACACCCCAATTATCAACATGCCGCAGGTCGCCATTCTCGGCACCGGCGCTCTCGTTCGTCGGCCCATCGTTGTCACCGAAAATGGCGCAGAGACGCTCGCGATTCGCGACATGATGTATTTGTCGCTGAGTTACGACCACCGCCTGGTCGACGGTGCCGATGCTGCGCGCTTCCTCGGCCACATCAAGGCTCGCCTTGAGGCGGGCGCGTTCGAGATTTAA
- a CDS encoding SDR family NAD(P)-dependent oxidoreductase, translated as MGELKSKTVVVAGAGRGIGRAVAEAAAAQGANVVISSRTKTELDRVEQAIREAGGTVVGVVADATDVESSALPAQAALQHFGRIDGWVNAVGGHRGDDRHPLDLTAELFNAHIQLNLTSALLGAQHAAKAMIDAGTVGTIINVGSGDSNHSGARVGYTAAKHGLVGLTKSLARHWGPEGVRVNCVCPGWTNTELNDWNLLGKAWGVTAEQAYKQAADQNLQKRILEPNEVAEMVTFLMSDRGSGVTGQIISVDGGYRV; from the coding sequence ATGGGCGAGTTGAAATCAAAGACTGTTGTCGTCGCCGGTGCGGGCCGAGGAATCGGCCGCGCTGTCGCTGAGGCAGCCGCAGCGCAGGGAGCAAACGTTGTCATCAGCTCCCGCACGAAGACGGAACTTGACCGCGTCGAGCAGGCCATCCGAGAAGCAGGCGGCACCGTCGTCGGTGTCGTCGCCGATGCCACGGATGTCGAATCGTCTGCGCTGCCAGCTCAGGCAGCGTTGCAGCACTTCGGACGCATCGACGGATGGGTGAATGCCGTCGGTGGGCACCGCGGCGACGACAGGCACCCGCTTGATCTCACGGCCGAATTGTTCAACGCGCACATTCAGCTCAACCTGACCTCGGCACTGTTGGGTGCTCAACACGCAGCGAAGGCGATGATTGATGCCGGAACCGTCGGAACCATCATCAACGTTGGTTCCGGCGACTCGAATCACTCGGGTGCGCGTGTGGGGTACACCGCGGCAAAGCACGGTCTCGTCGGGTTGACGAAGTCGTTGGCGCGGCACTGGGGCCCGGAGGGCGTGCGCGTGAACTGCGTGTGCCCTGGCTGGACGAATACCGAGTTGAACGACTGGAATCTCCTCGGCAAAGCCTGGGGAGTGACGGCTGAGCAGGCCTACAAGCAGGCGGCCGACCAGAATCTGCAGAAGCGCATTCTCGAGCCCAACGAAGTGGCCGAAATGGTGACCTTCTTGATGTCTGACCGCGGATCGGGTGTGACCGGTCAGATCATCAGCGTGGACGGCGGATACCGCGTGTAG
- a CDS encoding ABC transporter substrate-binding protein produces the protein MLKRIVVHAAVISLALGLVACSSGAGDEAGKPTSSSSASAGVLHLATPAPFNILDPHRQSAIGDSMFTTLIFDRLVMVDAKDELQPMLAESWEYAADGSYLEFSLRTDVTFHDGTPFNAEAVKVNIERAKTVEGSTVAQYLTSVSAVEVVDDYTVRMLLEEGKGAEVPAALTTSAGMMISPTAIADSSIDLASATGPVGSGPYVVSAFTPSEKMTYEAAPAYWDPAAGNLDGIQVEFAANASTRLNQVRTGSSNFAAVSSANEVLEAMALADKGEIGLETVKYRSVMGLMLNSAMGDMQQLEARQAVAYAIDPQMINDLFSGTCEAHRQIYPDANWSAIQDWEYPYEYNPEKAKKMVDELGGVSLSLTFPVGSNTEAPANVLQMALSEVGIDAQLNPVPVTESNTRYMAGDFESLVTASFAPQPDPAATVDLYLTGGFQLARTPAEKERIYEIAGDGLNPTMTSDERAAVYQEVWETALDEAWFVPVCNITAGIVHTADVGNVNNLPWASQGLQDLRYVTLD, from the coding sequence ATGCTGAAACGAATTGTGGTTCACGCTGCCGTGATCTCACTGGCGCTCGGCCTCGTGGCCTGCAGCTCAGGAGCCGGCGATGAAGCCGGAAAGCCCACGAGCTCGAGCAGCGCGAGCGCAGGTGTCCTGCACCTCGCAACCCCCGCACCGTTCAACATTCTCGACCCGCACCGCCAGTCCGCGATCGGCGACTCGATGTTCACCACCCTGATTTTCGACCGTCTGGTGATGGTCGATGCGAAGGACGAACTTCAGCCGATGCTGGCTGAGTCGTGGGAATATGCGGCAGACGGGAGCTACCTGGAGTTCTCACTGCGCACCGATGTCACCTTCCACGACGGCACACCCTTCAACGCAGAAGCAGTCAAGGTCAACATTGAACGTGCCAAGACCGTTGAAGGTAGCACCGTTGCGCAGTACCTCACGAGCGTGAGCGCGGTCGAGGTTGTCGATGACTACACCGTGCGCATGCTTCTCGAAGAGGGTAAGGGTGCGGAAGTTCCTGCGGCTCTGACGACGTCGGCGGGAATGATGATTAGCCCCACGGCAATTGCCGATTCGTCGATCGATCTGGCCTCAGCAACCGGACCCGTTGGTTCCGGCCCCTACGTGGTCAGCGCCTTCACGCCCAGCGAGAAGATGACCTACGAAGCGGCCCCCGCATACTGGGATCCGGCCGCTGGCAACCTCGACGGCATCCAGGTTGAGTTCGCAGCGAACGCCTCGACACGCTTGAACCAGGTGCGCACCGGCAGCTCCAACTTCGCTGCCGTGAGCTCCGCAAACGAGGTGCTGGAAGCAATGGCCCTCGCAGACAAGGGTGAGATCGGCCTCGAAACGGTGAAGTACCGCAGCGTCATGGGACTCATGCTGAATTCGGCCATGGGTGACATGCAGCAGCTTGAAGCTCGACAGGCCGTTGCCTACGCGATTGATCCCCAGATGATCAACGACCTGTTCTCCGGCACGTGTGAGGCGCACCGCCAGATCTATCCGGATGCGAACTGGTCAGCCATTCAGGACTGGGAGTACCCGTACGAGTACAACCCGGAGAAGGCGAAAAAAATGGTCGATGAACTGGGCGGCGTGAGCCTTTCGCTGACCTTCCCGGTGGGTTCCAACACCGAGGCACCCGCGAACGTGCTGCAGATGGCGCTTTCTGAAGTGGGAATCGACGCGCAGCTGAACCCGGTTCCGGTGACAGAAAGCAACACGCGCTACATGGCGGGAGACTTCGAGTCACTCGTCACGGCAAGTTTCGCTCCGCAGCCAGACCCGGCCGCAACCGTCGATCTTTACCTCACGGGAGGGTTCCAGTTGGCACGTACGCCCGCCGAGAAGGAGCGCATCTACGAGATTGCTGGCGATGGTTTGAACCCGACGATGACCTCTGACGAGCGTGCCGCGGTGTATCAGGAGGTGTGGGAGACCGCGCTGGACGAGGCGTGGTTTGTTCCGGTGTGCAACATCACTGCAGGCATTGTGCACACGGCCGACGTCGGAAACGTCAATAACCTCCCATGGGCATCGCAGGGTCTGCAGGACCTCCGATACGTCACCCTCGACTAA
- a CDS encoding ATP-binding cassette domain-containing protein — protein MVLLNMQGVTKRYPLPKKKLGFGREYVTVVNDISLQLEAGTCLGIVGESGAGKSTLGRLALRLIDADAGTIELDGRNLMSMRPKTLRAERRNMQMIFQDPYSSVDPRMTIAQSVYEPLRAHHMDTDESPERAVARLLDAVGLAQNYAKRYPAELSGGQLQRVSIARALAVRPKLIVCDEPVTALDVSVRAQVINLLLDLKDEFGLAYLFISHDLSVVQTIADRVMVMRNGTVVEQGATSEIFENPTESYTRDLLDAVPRPRPRARQRRA, from the coding sequence ATGGTGCTGCTCAACATGCAGGGAGTGACAAAGCGATACCCGCTTCCGAAGAAAAAGCTCGGTTTTGGTCGCGAATACGTGACCGTCGTCAACGACATCAGTCTGCAGTTGGAAGCAGGCACGTGCCTCGGCATCGTAGGGGAGTCCGGCGCCGGAAAATCGACCTTGGGTCGACTCGCGTTGCGTCTTATCGACGCTGATGCCGGAACCATCGAGCTGGATGGGCGCAATCTCATGAGCATGCGCCCCAAGACGCTGCGCGCCGAGCGTCGCAACATGCAGATGATCTTCCAAGACCCGTACAGCTCCGTCGACCCGCGCATGACCATCGCGCAGAGCGTATATGAGCCACTCCGAGCGCACCATATGGACACGGACGAGTCGCCCGAGCGCGCGGTTGCCCGCCTGCTCGATGCGGTGGGTCTCGCGCAGAACTACGCCAAGCGGTATCCGGCCGAGCTGTCGGGAGGGCAACTGCAACGTGTGTCTATCGCTCGCGCTCTCGCAGTGCGACCCAAGCTCATCGTGTGCGATGAGCCCGTCACCGCTCTTGATGTCTCGGTGCGCGCTCAGGTCATCAACCTGCTGCTCGATTTGAAGGACGAGTTTGGGCTTGCCTATCTGTTCATCAGCCATGACCTGTCTGTCGTCCAGACGATCGCTGACCGCGTGATGGTCATGCGCAACGGCACGGTCGTCGAACAGGGCGCAACCAGCGAGATCTTCGAAAACCCGACCGAAAGCTATACCCGCGATTTGCTCGACGCAGTGCCGCGACCGCGACCGCGTGCGCGCCAGCGCCGAGCCTAA
- a CDS encoding ABC transporter ATP-binding protein, with translation MIEQQEKASPLLTVETPLLSVENLRIDVPAGAGTWLTAVDDVTFSIGRGETVSLVGESGSGKTLVATSIMGLSQSTGARIVGGSIHFDGRDLTTLPADDWRKLRGRQMGMIFQQPIRSLNPAFTIGDQIAESARMHLGLNKKQAKQRAVEMLDLVKIPRAAERANDYPFSFSGGMCQRAMIAMAMVANPRLLIADEPTTALDVTVQAQILELITELQAETGVSMLLVSHDLGVVAENCDRVVVMYAGQVAEEGSVADIFEAPRHPYTSALLGSVAGTIETDRGLRLRTIPGSVPQVGQAPAGCRFQPRCEFAKSGACDGWQPLLVTAGADRSVRCARADELILEGVAS, from the coding sequence ATGATTGAGCAACAGGAAAAGGCATCGCCGTTGCTGACGGTAGAGACACCGTTGCTTTCGGTCGAAAATCTGCGAATCGACGTACCGGCGGGCGCAGGGACATGGCTCACCGCCGTTGACGACGTCACGTTCTCAATCGGTCGCGGGGAGACGGTCAGCCTGGTCGGTGAATCCGGCTCGGGCAAGACGCTGGTTGCCACATCGATCATGGGACTGAGCCAGTCAACCGGAGCCCGCATCGTTGGCGGAAGCATCCACTTCGATGGCCGTGACCTCACGACACTCCCTGCAGACGACTGGCGAAAACTCCGGGGCCGCCAGATGGGAATGATCTTCCAGCAGCCCATTCGAAGCTTGAACCCGGCCTTCACGATCGGCGATCAGATCGCCGAGTCGGCGCGCATGCACCTCGGGCTCAATAAGAAGCAGGCCAAACAGCGTGCCGTCGAGATGCTCGATCTCGTCAAGATTCCGCGCGCCGCCGAGCGCGCCAACGACTACCCGTTCTCGTTCAGCGGTGGCATGTGCCAGCGCGCCATGATTGCGATGGCGATGGTGGCAAACCCGCGATTGCTGATTGCGGATGAGCCGACAACCGCTCTCGACGTGACCGTCCAAGCGCAGATCCTGGAGCTCATCACCGAGCTCCAGGCAGAAACGGGCGTCTCGATGCTCCTCGTTTCGCACGACCTGGGCGTCGTCGCAGAAAACTGCGATCGCGTCGTCGTCATGTATGCAGGGCAGGTTGCCGAAGAGGGCAGCGTGGCCGATATTTTCGAGGCTCCCCGTCACCCCTACACGAGCGCTCTGCTTGGCTCGGTTGCCGGAACCATCGAGACTGACCGAGGACTGCGCCTGCGCACGATCCCTGGTTCCGTCCCCCAGGTGGGGCAGGCGCCAGCTGGCTGCCGATTCCAGCCGCGCTGCGAGTTTGCGAAATCCGGTGCGTGTGACGGGTGGCAACCACTTCTGGTGACGGCGGGTGCCGACCGGAGCGTGCGGTGCGCACGAGCTGACGAACTGATCCTGGAAGGGGTGGCCAGCTGA
- a CDS encoding ABC transporter permease: MTTIPTAPKTSVIAATSRTKPRLPVSLPVLSAIFLGVLIIVAIAAPSIAPFDPNQQALANRLASPSATNWLGTDDYGRDVLSRLIFGARASLSAAAIAVGVALVIGLPLGVISGYVGGWFNAIVSRAMDALMSTPGLVLALSIVAVLGPGIVKAMFAVGIVMAPRVFRVARATTADIRGETYIEAAISVGTAPVRILARNILPNVMPPIILVTAVSLGSAVAAEASLSFLGLGVRAPEASWGSMLSSAASNVLVAPHLVWPPGIMIFLSVLAFTYLGDGLRRATLKDRASVGGRS; encoded by the coding sequence CGGACAAAGCCGCGGCTGCCGGTATCGCTCCCAGTGCTTTCCGCGATCTTCCTTGGTGTGTTGATCATCGTCGCCATCGCAGCACCGTCGATTGCCCCGTTTGACCCCAACCAGCAGGCTCTCGCCAACCGGCTCGCGTCACCGAGCGCGACCAATTGGCTTGGCACCGACGACTACGGTCGCGATGTCTTGAGCCGCCTCATTTTCGGTGCGCGAGCCTCGCTCAGCGCGGCGGCGATTGCCGTGGGCGTCGCCCTCGTGATTGGCCTGCCGCTTGGCGTCATCTCGGGTTACGTCGGCGGCTGGTTCAACGCGATTGTGAGCAGGGCGATGGACGCCCTGATGAGCACCCCCGGCCTCGTGCTTGCGCTGAGCATTGTCGCGGTACTTGGCCCGGGAATTGTCAAGGCCATGTTCGCTGTCGGTATTGTGATGGCCCCGCGCGTATTCCGTGTGGCACGGGCAACCACGGCAGATATCCGCGGTGAGACCTACATTGAAGCGGCAATCTCGGTCGGCACCGCCCCCGTGCGGATCCTGGCGAGAAACATCCTGCCCAACGTCATGCCGCCGATCATCCTGGTGACTGCTGTCTCCCTCGGCAGCGCGGTGGCGGCAGAAGCCAGCCTGAGCTTTCTCGGCCTCGGCGTGCGCGCCCCGGAAGCGAGCTGGGGATCAATGCTCAGTAGCGCTGCGTCGAACGTGCTCGTTGCCCCGCACCTGGTGTGGCCACCCGGGATCATGATCTTCCTGAGTGTCCTCGCATTCACCTATCTCGGCGACGGCCTGCGCCGCGCAACGTTGAAAGATCGCGCATCAGTGGGAGGACGGTCATGA